The genome window CTGCCACACTTGTAAGACTTGCCTTTGGCATGAACCTTCTTATGCTGAAGCATGTCTGAGCTCTGGCTACATGACTTCTCAGGTGCTTCACAGGATTTATCAGACACTTCACATTTGTAGGATTTCTCTCTAGTGTGTATTCTCTTATGTCGACTAAGACTTGAGCTCTGACTGAAAGATTTAtcacattccttacatttgtagggtttctctcttgtgtgaattctctgatgtctAGTAAGAGCAGAGGCCTGGTGGAAGGTTTTCCCACATGTATCACATTTATAGGATCTGTCAGTGGTAGGCATGTTCTCCCACTTATTAAGGTGGGACAGATCCATTATGCTTTCTTTATAGTCACTACTCTGAAAATTCTGTGTTGGGTTTACGGGTTCTTGTTCACCAGCAGTGGGGTTCTGGGTGAAGTTCATGTCATACTTACTGTCATCTATCGTCTGTATACGAAGAACTCTCTGATCTGCATCAAGTGTAGAGTCTACACTGAAGCTTTTTTCGGGTTCACTGTTCTTCTCACTGGTGAAGTTTTTCTTGCTGATTGTTATTTGTCTAAACTCTCTCTCCAGAAAGAGAAATTTTCTTAGAATCTCCTGGAGCCTTTCTAATCTGTCCTCAGACTTATAAACCTCTCTGGTCTCAGGAACTTGGGAAATATTCTGTTTGAATTTTCCTACTCTCACTTTGTATGAATGTACTTCTTCTGAAATTTTCCGCTTAGGGATCAAcagcttgttttcttctctggtctctccatctaatacaatatataaatagaaaatacaaatgtaatcTGTACCctgtaattaataaataaataaatgaatgaataaataaacaaacaaacaaaataggagGAAACTAAATAATGTAGTATTCTCAAAGAtaagtaaattttatttacttcaaaAACCAAGCACaagttaacagcttagatgcaagattgtgaAACATTGGTAACGAAtctctgccctccggggttcacctattgtgctgtaagcctgtatttaagacctcctccctccttcaataaatagcATTCGACGTtaaaaagaggggggaaaaaaaagcacaaaatttCAACAGCAGATTTAAGAGTCAAGAACAACAGGAACAAGGAGGGACAGAAATGAATCAAAGGATGATACAAACAGGCTAtttcagcaaaataaaacaacaggcAGTAAGACATTTCAAAGGAACaaatataaaaatgggttaaaaaTATCCTGTAACTTAAACTAGGACCTAGCACATTTGTATGAAAGGATTTAAAATGCAGAGATAGGAAAGCTTTGTGTATTGAGCATGAGCTCAGCCAGAACTTGGCTAAACACTTGTCCTTTACATCTCCACTGATTCATCTGACAGGTTCTGCCTTACTCACCTGAACAGACATCTCTTATGACTTCTTTATTCTTAGTTTCCAGATCAAAGACCTGTAGATCCTGTTCCCGCTGGGAGATCCCATCAGGCTTGGAAATTGGAAATCCtgctcacagagaaagaaatggaatatgGCAACTTATCCTCAGATGCTACACTGCCCTCTTTCCTTTCTAGTTAGTGTTAATACAGAAGATAAGTTCTAAGAAGACATTTGTCAGGAAGACCTAGAGAATGAAGAGGATAATGTCCTCTAAGGAGTTCAGATTTCTCCTCTGGTAAAGGGTATGCTAAGGGAAGAGTTTGTAACTTGGAAGCAGCAActttcatttaaatataatttaggGAATTCGTGCATGGGTGTATATGTCTTCACAGAAGTTATCATTAGTAAGTATTCCTGTGGCCCAGCACACAATGTTGGTGTTAGACCTGGTCTACAATACCAAATTGTATCCTCAAAATGTAATCCAAACACCTGCTACACAGTTAATTAAAGTATAGCAGCAAATCAGTAATAAATATAGCAAAAACCAGTAAGACAGACAAGTTCAATGAAGAACACCAAAACAGGAATTATTTCTGATTATCTTCAGCACAATAGAGTAACAACTGAAACAATTTACAATATAATTCTAATTAATAAGACTTTAAAATCCCCAACATATTACTTCAAGGGATAGacagatggcacagtggttagaGGCACTTAACTACTCTTGCAGGAACAAGTTTAgtctccagcaaccacatggcagcttacccTGGCTATAACTGCACTCGTGCATGtacccacactcagacacatacatataatttaagttccaggacagccagggctgcataagaaGATACTGtctccaaagagagagaaagtgtgtggcAGCTGTAAAAGAGTCTTCATGAACCTTACTCAGCATCAGAGAACTCACAAGGACATGGCCTGTAAATGTACCGTGTGTGGCAGTGACTTCTGCAACACCTCCTATCTAGTTGAACATCAGAGGGTACATCATCAAGAGATgatgactgtcctggagctctctttgtggaccaggccagcctctgcctcctgagtgctgggattaaagccatgagcCGCCATCGcctgcttttttttaaagaattctttccaagcagttatgaagtagaaccTAATTGTTCAGAGAGTTAACATTCTCGCAATTTCTAACCTAAGTGATCAGACAGAAAAGTATTTTCTAGTTATTATGTGTAAAATGTTACTATTTTTCTGATGACCATTCTGATACAACTGCCCTTCATGTCAAATATCTACTATGCCCAAATGTATTTGATTTAAATAACCATTCTAAATAAATACGATAGATGattcttaataataatataaaagacattgtctcaaaacaaaattactGAAGGAATGAAAATGCTTATTTGCCCTGATTTGATCACTGCATATGATAAATAAGTGCTGAATTACCATAATGTTCCATGAAACTGTTCAAATATcttgacttttaaagaaaaaaacgaAGCAATCTGATTCAATGCACACGGGAACAAAGGGCATGCCACATCTTCATACCAGATTTAGCTTATTTAACAAGCATTTATGGGGTACCTCTTATATGAAAAGCATAGTAGGGATAGAGAGCCCAAGCAAAAGGGCAATCCATCTCAAACAACTGAAGGACCTCATCTTCTAAATACAGAGACACTTACAAATACTAACTACAACATGTTatagtaaaaatgtaaataaaacaaactctaTTGCTGAGAAGACTCCTtacatctccctctcctcccccttccccgtgtgtgtgtgtgttcttgagaAAGGGTATCACCCTGTAACCCacgctggccaggaactcactgtatagcccaggtttGTATCAAACAGGACAAACCTGCCTCAAGTTTGAGCAGCTTAATCTCTTTTAATACCAAAGCAACAGGGAGCCTGCTTAGCAAACAGAATTTTGATGCTGTTAGTACCAAAAAGCAGTTTTTATATGTCCTGGGCACAGAAAGAATCAAGGAGCACATATGCAAAGTTTGGCTTGAGTCAGTCATCTCCAAAAACCTATCTATATACTGCATATCTAATTTATTACTTGTTCCCCTTATTCTAGTATGTCACCACATAATGAGTGGTGTTTATAGATTCTTAAAAATGGCTTAAGGATCAGGTGAGTCGCCCATCACCTGAGGAACTGATAATGGCaacgtggtacacatacacaatgcaattttattcagctatgaagaaaaatgaaggaacgGAGAgatgatggcttagcagttaaagaGAGTGTACTGCATTTACAgaagacatgagtttgattcccaacacctatGTCAGGCTGCTTATAACAGCCTGTAAACTCCAGAGAATTAGATGACCTCTAGCAGACTCTAAGGGTGCCCGCACTCACATCtactttgtgtgcatgcacacacaaaagaacacacaaagtaagcctttaaaaacaaaaataaaatttgtagaaAAATGAAGCTGGAAATGTTAATATTGAATGAGGTCACCCAGGTCCAGAAGCTTGCAATTTTCAGATTTCCGTGTTTAAATTGGGAGCATCTATACAAACAAGGAAGCTAAAATGGGGCTTAAATGTgagtggaggaggggtggggtgggttaaCATAAGGAGATGGGAAAGATGATGATGTATATAaaggccatatggaaacctatgACTtgtaagctaatttaaaaatggggagagggagactttaatcccaccactggggaggcaaagtaaagatctctgagtttgaaaccagaTTGGTATACACAGCAAGTTCCCAGAAAGTCAGGTTAAGGGAGGTACGCTGCATGGGTAGATGATATTGCTCCCCCGAACCACAGGGGGATTAAATAAAGGCCCGATGACAGGTCTCCTATATCTGTCTCCCTATGAGTTATTAGTTGGAGAGACTTCAGAGGCCCCCCAAAACCATACAGAATATTGCTACTGCTCTTGGCTTGGTTGCCCCCCAGAACTAAATATGGTTCTATTACTGAAAAGACCACACACTGGCTTCAGAACATAGAAATCAAGTTGACAACTTCATCTTTGCTGGCCAGTTTTTCATAgtgctagaaggtgctatgcaggatACTGGGAGTAAACACCAATGCTCTTTCTTATCTAACTATGAACCCTTCAAGCTACCATACCTCCCTGCTAGGCAAGGTGTGCCCACTGACACAATAACATCACATCTGTTGTGGGAATAACCTAGCACTTCCtcattgaatttgaggcctgttctaaagaacaaaatgtatgtctggtactagaaacctgGCCAAAActcacagctggagagatgatagGCCCTACTTCTGTTTTGCTAATTGGACATGGTGTCAAACTGTCTCCTAAATATATGCTTATACTAACAAATTAGTGCTGCTTTCAGCTGTGGTCAAAGAAGCTTCCATATGCAGTAGGCAACTGTGGATACAGAGTCTAACTAGTCCAAGTTGAGAACAAGTGATcattgagtgctcagccctaaagaaAACGTCTGTATCACCCCTTCCATGACTCAAGAAACATCATAGAAGGGGTGCAAGTAGGGGGAAAGAGTGCTGTGAAACAAAGGCCATTGCTTTCAGAAGCTCACAGCAGCAATGGTTGGTTACCTACATAAGACTGGGCccattgccaggcagtggtggtacacatgtttaatcccagcacttgagaggcagagggaggcggttCTATGatttaaaggccagcctggtctacagagtaagttccaggagccaggactacacaaagaaaccctgttccagaaagaaaaacaaaaaaaaggaccAGGCCAATCAATCAACATTCCAATATGAATAGGGGAGGGACTCAGAAAGCCCCGTCTCCCTGGCTCAGCAGCTAGG of Onychomys torridus chromosome 22, mOncTor1.1, whole genome shotgun sequence contains these proteins:
- the Znf655 gene encoding zinc finger protein 655 isoform X1 — encoded protein: MEEISHEAAGSPRVQFQPLESQSECLSPELQFLQDTEMEQGFPGGFPISKPDGISQREQDLQVFDLETKNKEVIRDVCSDGETREENKLLIPKRKISEEVHSYKVRVGKFKQNISQVPETREVYKSEDRLERLQEILRKFLFLEREFRQITISKKNFTSEKNSEPEKSFSVDSTLDADQRVLRIQTIDDSKYDMNFTQNPTAGEQEPVNPTQNFQSSDYKESIMDLSHLNKWENMPTTDRSYKCDTCGKTFHQASALTRHQRIHTREKPYKCKECDKSFSQSSSLSRHKRIHTREKSYKCEVSDKSCEAPEKSCSQSSDMLQHKKVHAKGKSYKCGSCERVFSRSVHLTQHQRTHKDMACKCTVCGSDFCHTSYLVEHQRLHHQEKSYEYDECGLAYVKQQGNRFREKPYTCTECGKDFRLNSHLIQHQRIHTGEKLHECNECGKAFSQTSCLIQHHKMHRKEKSYDYNDYEESFSHNSELTLQQEVPIRERVFDCDAWEESFNQRAHLVQHERVHTKEKPYECNELGEAFSQVQASFSM